GGACCGTGCACGGTCACGCTTGAAGAGGGTTTCAACATGAGCGCGCTGGAACACTTCGCGCATTACACCGGTGGCAAGGGCGGGCGCGACGGTGTGCTCAACCAGGCGCAGGTGCTGGCATTGAAGGTGGTGCAGGTGGCCGTGGAAGAGGGCGCACGATGAATCGTCCCGCCAAACCGCAGCTGTCGTTCTGGCAGATCTGGAACATGTGTTTCGGCTTCCTTGGCATCCAGTTCGGTTTCGCGCTGCAGAATGCCAATGCCAGCCGCATCTTCGAGACGCTGGGCGCGGACATCGAGGCGGTGCCCGGGCTGTGGATCGCCGCACCGCTGACCGGCCTGCTGGTGCAGCCGGTGATCGGCTACCTGTCCGACCGCACGTGGACGCGCTGGGGCCGCCGCCGTCCGTTCTTCATGATCGGTGCGGTGCTGACCACGCTTGCCCTGCTGGTGATGCCGAACTCGCCGACGCTGTGGATCGCCGCCGGCACGCTGTGGGTGCTCGACGCTTCGATCAACGTGTCGATGGAACCGTTCCGAGCCTTCGTGGGCGACCAGCTGGCACCGCGGCAGCGGCCCACCGGCTATGCGATGCAGAGCTTCTTCATCGGCGTGGGCGCGATTGTCGCCAGCTTCCTGCCGTTCATCCTTGCCCACTTCGGCGTGGCCAATACGGCTGCCGCCGGTGAAGTGCCGGACACCGTGCGCTATGCGTTCTACTTCGGCGCGGTGGTGCTGCTGGCGGCGATCACCTGGACGGTGGTCAGTACCCGCGAGTATTCGCCGGCACAGCTGGCTGCATTCGATGATGCCGAGCCACCTTCGCACCATGCCGCGCGCGCTGTCAGCGGACCGGCACCGTGGACGCAGGTGGCGCTGTGGCTGGGGCTGGGCGTGCTGCTGGCCCTGCTGATCGCCTGGCGCCAGGGTGACAGGATGCTGTACGTGCTGGCGGGACTGTGTGCAGGCTACGGCCTGCTGCTGGCCGTGGCCCGCGCGCTGCCTGGCACGCATATGCTGGCCGCCATCGTCGGCGACCTGCGAGCGATGCCGGTGACCATGCGGCGGCTGGCCTGGGTGCAGTTCTTCTCGTGGTTCGCGCTGTTCGCAATGTGGATCTACACCACCGCGGCGGTGGCTGGTGTCCACTTCGGTTCGGCCGACCCGAAGACGGCGGCCTACAACGAGGGCGCCAACTGGGTGGGCGTACTGTTCGGCGCCTACAACGGCTTCGCTGCGCTGGCTGCGGTACTGATTCCACCGATGGTGCGTGCCATCGGCCTGCGCTGGAGCCACCTGGTCAACCTGTGGTTGGGTGGCGCCGGTCTGGTGTCGCTGATGTTCATCCGCGACCCGCACTGGCTGTTGCTGTCGATGGTCGGCGTCGGCTTCGCCTGGGCGTCGATCCTGTCGCTGCCGTATGCGCTGCTGTCCGACAGCGTGCCGGCGTCGAAGATGGGCGTGTACATGGGCATCTTCAATTTCTTCATCGTGATCCCGCAGCTGGTCGCGGCCAGCGCGCTCGGCTTTGCGCTGCGCGCGTGGCTGGGTGGCCAGCCGATGCATGTGCTGGTACTGGGCGGCTGCAGCCTGTTCGTCGCCGGCCTGTGCGTGCTGCGGGTTCCGTCCCGTCCGGAGGTGGTGTGATGCGTGCTGCGTTGGCTGTTGCTGTTTCCCTTGCCCTGTTCGCCGGCCAGGCCGTGGCCACTCCGCGCCCGGACTACGTTGGTACCACCGAGCCGTTCGCCAGCGATGCGGTGTACTTCGTGGTCACCGACCGCTTCGTCAATGGCGATCCCTCCAACGATCACCGCGACCAGGGTGGCAAGCACCGCACCTTCGATATCCCGGTGCCGTGCCCGGACAAGGTGGACGGCAACATCGGCTACCTCGGCGGTGACTTCCGCGGCGTGCTCGACAATGCGCAGTACATCCGCAGCCTGGGTTTCGGTGCGGTATGGATCACGCCGATCGTCGACAACCCGGATGAAGCCTTCACCGGCAGCAAGCCGATCAGCTGCACCAGCACGCTGACCGACCGCGGCAAGACCGGCTACCACGGCTACTGGGGCATCAACTTCTACACACTCGACGAGCACCTGCCGAGCAAGGACCTGGACTTCGCCGGCCTGACCAAGGGCCTGCACGGCGCCGGCCTGAAGGTGGTGCTGGACATCGTCGGCAACCACGGTTCGCCGGCCTGGACCATGCCCACGCGGCAACCGCAGTTCGGCCAGATCTTCGACAAGGATGGAACGCTGATTGCCGACCACCAGAACCTGCCGCCGCAGAAGCTGGACCCGAAGCACAACCCGCTGCACGCGTTCTACAACAACATCGGTCCGGTCGACAGCAAGGACGGTTCGATCTTCGATGGCAACCTGGCCGAGCTGTCCGACTTCAACCAGGACAATCCGGCGGTGATGGACTACCTGGTCGGTGCTTATCTGCAATGGACCGCGCAGGGCGTGGACGCGCTGCGCATCGACACCATCGGCTGGCTGCCGCACCCGTGGTGG
This genomic window from Stenotrophomonas maltophilia contains:
- a CDS encoding MFS transporter; this translates as MNRPAKPQLSFWQIWNMCFGFLGIQFGFALQNANASRIFETLGADIEAVPGLWIAAPLTGLLVQPVIGYLSDRTWTRWGRRRPFFMIGAVLTTLALLVMPNSPTLWIAAGTLWVLDASINVSMEPFRAFVGDQLAPRQRPTGYAMQSFFIGVGAIVASFLPFILAHFGVANTAAAGEVPDTVRYAFYFGAVVLLAAITWTVVSTREYSPAQLAAFDDAEPPSHHAARAVSGPAPWTQVALWLGLGVLLALLIAWRQGDRMLYVLAGLCAGYGLLLAVARALPGTHMLAAIVGDLRAMPVTMRRLAWVQFFSWFALFAMWIYTTAAVAGVHFGSADPKTAAYNEGANWVGVLFGAYNGFAALAAVLIPPMVRAIGLRWSHLVNLWLGGAGLVSLMFIRDPHWLLLSMVGVGFAWASILSLPYALLSDSVPASKMGVYMGIFNFFIVIPQLVAASALGFALRAWLGGQPMHVLVLGGCSLFVAGLCVLRVPSRPEVV
- a CDS encoding alpha-amylase family glycosyl hydrolase is translated as MRAALAVAVSLALFAGQAVATPRPDYVGTTEPFASDAVYFVVTDRFVNGDPSNDHRDQGGKHRTFDIPVPCPDKVDGNIGYLGGDFRGVLDNAQYIRSLGFGAVWITPIVDNPDEAFTGSKPISCTSTLTDRGKTGYHGYWGINFYTLDEHLPSKDLDFAGLTKGLHGAGLKVVLDIVGNHGSPAWTMPTRQPQFGQIFDKDGTLIADHQNLPPQKLDPKHNPLHAFYNNIGPVDSKDGSIFDGNLAELSDFNQDNPAVMDYLVGAYLQWTAQGVDALRIDTIGWLPHPWWHAFVKRIRAEHPGMFMFGEAFDYDAARIAEHTWPANANVSVLDFPLRGALEQTFGTAGKGFEMLAEPLHLSGGPYANPYELMSFYDNHDMPRLQASDNGFIDAHNWLFTARGIPVLYYGSETGFMRGRAEHAGNRAYFGQPRVDAAPKSPIFAPLQRIARLREATPALQRGLQVNERLQGDEAVFFRVLQQGEVAQTALVLLNKGDQARSFTVARYVQAGRWRDALDGGSLQVDASLKAEVPAHGVKVYVLDAAVQQPALQVELDKAMTDQKARDQRLGR